From Barrientosiimonas humi, a single genomic window includes:
- a CDS encoding response regulator transcription factor, which translates to MSSSAPLARVDGNPVRVLVVDDENNLTELLSMALRYEKWDVKSAGTGSQAVRVAKEFKPDAVVLDMMLPDFDGLEVLRRLRDENPTVPVLFLTARDAVEDRVAGLTAGGDDYVTKPFSLEEVVARVRALLRRTVLLQEESDSVLVVGDLTLDEDSHEVTRGGDEIALTATEFELLRYLMRNPRRVLSKAQILDRVWHYDFGGQANVVELYISYLRKKIDAGRTPMIHTMRGAGYVLKPAA; encoded by the coding sequence ATGAGCAGCAGCGCGCCCCTCGCCCGCGTCGACGGCAACCCCGTGCGGGTGCTGGTCGTCGACGACGAGAACAACCTCACCGAGCTGCTGTCGATGGCGCTGCGCTACGAGAAGTGGGACGTCAAGAGCGCCGGCACCGGCTCGCAGGCGGTGCGCGTGGCCAAGGAGTTCAAGCCCGACGCGGTCGTGCTGGACATGATGCTGCCCGACTTCGACGGCCTCGAGGTGCTGCGCCGGCTGCGCGACGAGAACCCCACGGTGCCCGTGCTGTTCCTCACCGCGCGTGACGCCGTCGAGGACCGGGTGGCCGGGCTGACCGCCGGCGGGGACGACTACGTCACCAAGCCGTTCTCGCTGGAGGAGGTCGTCGCGCGCGTGCGCGCGCTGCTGCGCCGCACCGTGCTGCTGCAGGAGGAGTCCGACTCGGTGCTGGTCGTCGGCGACCTGACGCTCGACGAGGACAGCCACGAGGTCACCCGCGGCGGTGACGAGATCGCTCTGACCGCAACGGAGTTCGAGCTGCTGCGCTATCTCATGCGCAACCCACGGCGGGTGCTGTCCAAGGCGCAGATCCTCGACCGCGTGTGGCACTACGACTTCGGCGGCCAGGCCAACGTCGTCGAGCTGTACATCTCCTACCTGCGCAAGAAGATCGACGCGGGGCGGACCCCGATGATCCACACCATGCGCGGCGCGGGGTACGTCCTCAAGCCGGCTGCGTGA
- a CDS encoding glycerol-3-phosphate dehydrogenase/oxidase, which yields MVMQPFSATLGPAEHAQAWKELTEREFDVLVIGGGVTGAGTALDAATRGLRTGLVEARDFASGTSSRSSKLFHGGLRYLEQMNFSLVAEALKERELMLTHIAPHLVHPVPFLYPLSHRGWERPYVATGLAMYDQMGGARSVPRQKHLTKGGALQLFPGLKSDALVGAVRYYDGQADDARHTMTVARTAAHYGAVVRSSTEVVEILTEADRVVGAVVRDVETDERATVRAKVVINATGVWTDDIQKMTGGRGRFRVRASKGVHILVNRDRIAGEVGLILRTEKSVLFVIPWDQHWIIGTTDTDWALDLAHPAATATDIEYLLEHVNTVLAVPLTHDDIVGVYAGLRPLLAGESEDTSQLSREHAVARSAPGMVSIAGGKYTTYRVMAKDAVDAAAEDLGQISESVTEHVPLVGADGYAAMLNLKSELGREAGLPEWRIEHLLGRYGSKLHEVLALGDEDPSMLEPVASAEKYLRAELKYAVTHEGALHLADVLARRTRMSIETKHRGVDAAEETADIMAAVLGWDEATKAREIEAYKERVAAEIASQQLATDAESDATRTKAPETRPGLRDVTATT from the coding sequence ATGGTGATGCAGCCGTTCAGCGCCACACTCGGTCCGGCCGAGCACGCACAGGCTTGGAAGGAGCTCACCGAGCGTGAGTTCGACGTGCTGGTCATCGGCGGCGGCGTCACCGGAGCCGGCACGGCGCTCGACGCGGCGACCCGTGGGCTGCGCACCGGCCTCGTCGAGGCGCGCGACTTCGCGAGCGGCACCTCCTCGCGCTCGTCCAAGCTGTTCCACGGCGGCCTGCGCTACCTGGAGCAGATGAACTTCTCGCTCGTGGCCGAGGCGCTCAAGGAGCGCGAGCTGATGCTCACCCACATCGCGCCCCACCTGGTGCACCCCGTGCCGTTCCTCTACCCGCTGTCGCACCGCGGCTGGGAGCGGCCGTACGTCGCCACCGGCCTGGCCATGTACGACCAGATGGGCGGGGCACGCTCGGTGCCGCGGCAGAAGCACCTCACCAAGGGCGGGGCGCTGCAGCTGTTCCCGGGTCTGAAGTCCGACGCCCTCGTCGGGGCCGTGCGCTACTACGACGGCCAGGCCGACGACGCCCGCCACACCATGACCGTGGCCCGCACGGCGGCGCACTACGGCGCGGTCGTGCGCTCCTCGACCGAGGTCGTCGAGATCCTCACCGAGGCCGACCGCGTGGTCGGCGCGGTGGTGCGCGACGTCGAGACCGACGAGCGGGCCACCGTGCGCGCCAAGGTCGTCATCAACGCCACCGGCGTGTGGACCGACGACATCCAGAAGATGACCGGCGGCCGGGGCCGCTTCCGGGTGCGGGCGTCCAAGGGCGTGCACATCCTGGTCAACCGCGACCGGATCGCCGGCGAGGTCGGCCTGATCCTGCGCACCGAGAAGTCGGTGCTGTTCGTCATCCCGTGGGACCAGCACTGGATCATCGGCACCACCGACACCGACTGGGCGCTCGACCTGGCGCACCCCGCCGCGACCGCCACCGACATCGAGTACCTGCTCGAGCACGTCAACACGGTGCTGGCCGTGCCGCTGACCCACGACGACATCGTCGGCGTCTACGCCGGCCTGCGGCCGCTGCTCGCCGGTGAGAGCGAGGACACCAGCCAGCTCTCGCGCGAGCACGCCGTGGCCCGCTCGGCCCCCGGCATGGTCTCCATCGCCGGCGGGAAGTACACCACCTACCGGGTGATGGCCAAGGACGCCGTCGACGCCGCCGCCGAGGACCTCGGCCAGATCAGCGAGTCGGTGACCGAGCACGTCCCCCTCGTCGGGGCCGACGGCTACGCCGCGATGCTCAACCTCAAGTCCGAGCTCGGGCGCGAGGCGGGCCTGCCGGAGTGGCGCATCGAGCACCTGCTCGGCCGCTACGGCTCCAAGCTGCACGAGGTGCTGGCGCTCGGCGACGAGGACCCCTCGATGCTCGAGCCGGTCGCCTCCGCGGAGAAGTACCTGCGGGCCGAGCTGAAGTACGCCGTCACCCACGAGGGCGCGCTGCACCTCGCCGACGTGCTCGCCCGGCGCACCCGCATGTCGATCGAGACCAAGCACCGCGGGGTCGACGCCGCCGAGGAGACCGCCGACATCATGGCGGCGGTGCTCGGCTGGGACGAGGCCACCAAGGCGCGCGAGATCGAGGCCTACAAGGAGCGGGTCGCGGCCGAGATCGCCTCGCAGCAGCTCGCGACCGACGCCGAGAGCGACGCCACCCGCACCAAGGCTCCCGAGACCCGCCCCGGCCTGCGCGACGTGACCGCCACCACCTGA
- a CDS encoding LCP family protein, which produces MSQPPPATPPQRPYDPRDEPGGSDPLSRSGWRDQQAGQRAQHNGEVRRAFGLTALSTLLPGLGLIFTRRRGLGILMALAALITFGLVGFSLLSGGVISSAAGFLTARGLLLLLALFVIGGVVWVLGIMLTAQETVRDSWSTRSVWLHRIFAAALCLLIAAPSARGAQYVLITKDAFTRMTEERYAGRGGSARTPDGGSDPWRDVPRVNVLLIGSDAADQRTGVRTDSLMVASIDTKTGDTVLISVPRNLQKVPFPADNPLKKVYPNGFDCGNECLMDAVWEEAATKNRDKFPADEANPGLNTTREVVQEIVGLPIDYTTVVDLSGFTKLVDAMGGVTMNVPTRIPIGGVIRNGYVVPGSITDWIEPGYQRLNGHQALWYSRSRATTSDDDRMRRQRCMVNALVSQSNPFSLLQKFPDIMAVAENNISFDIPQEHLPAFATLVETMQKGTMRSVNLSPPIIKGYDPDYAKIRALVKQATTAPPEKTAPKSTGSPTPTPSTTTTAPPTSSSTTTQAITNTRDSC; this is translated from the coding sequence ATGAGCCAGCCGCCGCCGGCGACGCCCCCGCAGCGGCCGTACGACCCCCGGGACGAGCCGGGCGGGTCGGATCCTCTCTCCCGCAGCGGCTGGCGCGACCAGCAGGCGGGGCAGCGCGCCCAGCACAACGGTGAGGTGCGCCGGGCGTTCGGGCTCACCGCGCTGAGCACCCTGCTGCCCGGTCTCGGCCTGATCTTCACCCGCCGCCGCGGCCTCGGCATCCTGATGGCGCTGGCCGCGCTGATCACCTTCGGGCTCGTCGGTTTCTCGCTGCTCAGCGGCGGCGTGATCAGCAGCGCGGCGGGGTTCCTCACCGCGCGCGGGCTGCTGCTCCTGCTCGCCCTGTTCGTCATCGGCGGCGTGGTCTGGGTGCTCGGCATCATGCTGACCGCGCAGGAGACGGTGCGCGACTCGTGGTCGACGCGCTCGGTCTGGCTGCACCGCATCTTCGCCGCCGCCCTGTGCCTGCTGATCGCCGCGCCGTCGGCCCGCGGCGCGCAGTACGTCCTGATCACCAAGGACGCCTTCACCCGGATGACCGAGGAGCGCTACGCCGGCCGCGGCGGCTCGGCGCGCACCCCCGACGGCGGCTCCGACCCGTGGCGCGACGTGCCGCGCGTCAACGTGCTGCTCATCGGCTCCGACGCGGCCGACCAGCGCACCGGCGTGCGCACCGACTCGCTGATGGTCGCGAGCATCGACACCAAGACCGGCGACACCGTGCTGATCAGCGTGCCGCGCAACCTGCAGAAGGTGCCCTTCCCCGCCGACAACCCGCTGAAGAAGGTCTATCCGAACGGCTTCGACTGCGGCAACGAGTGCCTGATGGACGCCGTCTGGGAAGAGGCCGCCACCAAGAACCGCGACAAGTTCCCCGCCGACGAGGCCAACCCGGGGCTGAACACCACCCGCGAGGTCGTGCAGGAGATCGTCGGGCTCCCGATCGACTACACCACCGTGGTCGACCTGTCCGGCTTCACCAAGCTCGTCGACGCCATGGGCGGGGTCACGATGAACGTGCCGACCCGCATCCCGATCGGCGGCGTCATCCGCAACGGCTATGTCGTGCCCGGCAGCATCACCGACTGGATCGAGCCGGGCTATCAGCGGCTCAACGGGCACCAGGCGCTGTGGTACTCCCGCTCGCGCGCCACCACCAGCGACGACGACCGGATGCGTCGCCAGCGGTGCATGGTCAACGCCCTGGTGAGCCAGTCCAACCCGTTCTCGCTGCTGCAGAAGTTCCCCGACATCATGGCCGTCGCGGAGAACAACATCAGCTTCGACATCCCGCAGGAGCACCTGCCCGCCTTCGCGACCCTCGTGGAGACGATGCAGAAGGGGACGATGCGCAGCGTCAACCTGTCGCCGCCGATCATCAAGGGCTACGACCCCGACTACGCCAAGATCCGCGCGCTCGTGAAGCAGGCGACCACCGCCCCGCCGGAGAAGACGGCGCCGAAGTCGACCGGCTCGCCCACGCCGACGCCCAGCACGACCACGACGGCGCCGCCGACGAGCAGCAGCACCACCACGCAGGCGATCACCAACACGCGCGACTCCTGCTGA
- a CDS encoding sensor histidine kinase, which produces MTGTSPSARRARALRPSGWNLRTKLVASIVLLYLAVTLVTGAATVLGSRTSQLSQMDEQLRSAALALEGGDAGKSGPPPGLGLSQVTCTVAQDGTIVQRVVDGSLASTCYVSGTDGSRNDLTQRQVETLMRTLSPQQSAGPVTRAVDGSDYRVVTAQRSGLVRTREGTEEQTLTEVRGLPLAPVQESVDRLVRTVALVGLFGLLFIVLASWLLVRRNLAPLRRVAGTARRVSHLPLAEGAAQTSSERVAPADTDPGTEVGQVGVALNELLDHVDRSLTARHRSELQVRQFVADASHELRTPLASIRGYAELSRKEPEPVPEGVVHALGRIEAEADRMTELVEDLLLLARLDAGRPLAQDPVDLTMVVMETVSDARAAGPDHRWALELPDEPAEVVGDEARLRQVLINVLANARTHTPPGTLVTTAIRPVPGGVELRVSDTGPGVPPQLQARVFERFTRGDAARQRAGGSSGLGLSIVHAVVSAHGGRVGLTSRPGETTVTIALPATPPPLAPPPPAAPPGPAPA; this is translated from the coding sequence GTGACCGGCACCAGCCCTTCGGCTCGGCGGGCGCGCGCGCTCCGGCCGAGCGGCTGGAACCTGCGCACCAAGCTGGTCGCCTCGATCGTCCTGCTCTATCTGGCCGTCACGCTGGTGACGGGTGCCGCCACCGTGCTGGGCTCGCGCACCAGCCAGCTGTCCCAGATGGACGAGCAGCTGCGCAGCGCCGCGCTCGCGCTGGAGGGCGGCGACGCCGGCAAGAGCGGGCCGCCGCCGGGGCTCGGTCTGTCCCAGGTCACCTGCACGGTCGCCCAGGACGGCACGATCGTGCAGCGCGTGGTCGACGGCAGCCTGGCGAGCACCTGCTACGTCTCCGGCACCGACGGCAGCCGCAACGACCTGACGCAGCGGCAGGTCGAGACCCTGATGCGCACGCTCTCGCCGCAGCAGTCCGCCGGGCCGGTCACCCGCGCGGTGGACGGCTCCGACTATCGCGTCGTCACCGCCCAGCGCTCGGGCCTGGTGCGCACCCGCGAAGGCACCGAGGAGCAGACCCTCACCGAGGTGCGCGGCCTGCCGCTCGCGCCGGTGCAGGAGTCGGTCGACCGCCTGGTGCGCACCGTCGCCCTCGTCGGCCTGTTCGGCCTGCTGTTCATCGTGCTCGCGTCGTGGCTGCTCGTGCGCCGCAACCTGGCGCCGCTGCGCCGGGTCGCCGGCACGGCCCGCCGGGTGTCGCACCTGCCGCTGGCCGAGGGCGCCGCGCAGACGTCGTCCGAGCGGGTCGCGCCCGCCGACACCGACCCCGGCACCGAGGTCGGCCAGGTCGGCGTCGCCCTCAACGAGCTGCTCGACCACGTGGACCGCTCGCTCACCGCGCGGCACCGCTCGGAGCTGCAGGTGCGCCAGTTCGTCGCCGACGCGAGCCACGAGCTGCGCACCCCGCTCGCCTCGATCCGCGGCTACGCCGAGCTGTCCCGCAAGGAGCCCGAGCCGGTGCCCGAGGGCGTGGTGCACGCGCTGGGCCGCATCGAGGCCGAGGCCGACCGGATGACCGAGCTGGTCGAGGACCTGCTGCTGCTCGCCCGGCTGGACGCCGGGCGTCCGCTGGCCCAGGACCCGGTGGACCTGACGATGGTCGTGATGGAGACGGTCAGCGACGCCCGCGCCGCCGGCCCCGACCACCGCTGGGCCCTGGAGCTGCCCGACGAGCCCGCCGAGGTCGTCGGCGACGAGGCCCGGCTGCGGCAGGTGCTGATCAACGTGCTGGCCAACGCCCGCACGCACACCCCGCCGGGCACGCTCGTCACGACCGCGATCCGGCCGGTCCCCGGCGGGGTCGAGCTGCGGGTGAGCGACACCGGGCCGGGGGTGCCGCCGCAGCTGCAGGCGCGCGTCTTCGAGCGGTTCACCCGGGGTGACGCCGCCCGCCAGCGCGCCGGTGGCAGCAGCGGCCTCGGGCTGTCGATCGTGCACGCGGTCGTGAGCGCGCACGGCGGCCGTGTCGGGCTGACCAGCCGCCCGGGCGAGACGACGGTGACCATCGCGCTCCCGGCGACGCCGCCCCCGCTCGCGCCCCCTCCCCCGGCCGCCCCGCCCGGCCCCGCACCCGCCTGA
- the glpK gene encoding glycerol kinase GlpK produces the protein MSSYIAAIDQGTTSTRCMIFDHDGKIAAVAQMEHEQIFPKAGWVEHDAKEIWNNTRKVTAEALAQKDLKASDIAAVGITNQRETALVWDKTTGEPVYNAIVWQDTRTDDICDELGALGGGAERYRDKVGLPLATYFSGPKVRWILDNVDGAREKAEKGDLLFGNMDTWLVWNMTGGVEGGVHITDVTNASRTLLMDLSTLDWDESIAEDMKIPMSMLPEIRSSAEEYGKVRERGVLGGVPIAGILGDQQAATFGQVCFEPGTAKNTYGTGNFLLLNTGEEKVMSKNGLITTVCYKIGENKPIYALEGSIAVTGSLVQWLRDNLGLIKQAPEVEDLAKKVEDNGDVYVVPAFSGLFAPHWRSDARGVIVGLTRYANKNHIARAALEAVAFQSKEVVDAMNADSGVDLSELKVDGGMVGNDTPMQFQADLLGVPVIRPEITETTCLGAAYAAGLAVGFWKDEDELRKQWAEDKRWEPEMDSEQVTALMTKWDKAVKRTLDWVKDTDSDAAPEAPANA, from the coding sequence GTGAGCAGCTACATCGCCGCTATCGACCAGGGGACCACCAGCACCCGCTGCATGATCTTCGACCACGACGGCAAGATCGCCGCCGTCGCGCAGATGGAGCACGAGCAGATCTTCCCCAAGGCGGGCTGGGTGGAGCACGACGCCAAGGAGATCTGGAACAACACCCGCAAGGTCACCGCCGAGGCGCTGGCCCAGAAGGACCTCAAGGCCAGCGACATCGCGGCCGTGGGCATCACCAACCAGCGCGAGACCGCGCTGGTCTGGGACAAGACCACCGGTGAGCCGGTCTACAACGCCATCGTCTGGCAGGACACCCGCACCGACGACATCTGCGACGAGCTGGGCGCGCTCGGCGGCGGGGCCGAGCGTTATCGCGACAAGGTCGGCCTGCCGCTCGCGACCTACTTCTCCGGCCCCAAGGTGCGCTGGATCCTCGACAACGTCGACGGGGCGCGCGAGAAGGCCGAGAAGGGCGACCTGCTCTTCGGCAACATGGACACCTGGCTGGTCTGGAACATGACCGGCGGCGTCGAGGGCGGGGTGCACATCACCGACGTCACGAACGCCTCGCGCACCCTGCTGATGGATCTGTCGACGCTCGACTGGGACGAGTCGATCGCCGAGGACATGAAGATCCCGATGTCGATGCTGCCGGAGATCCGCTCCTCGGCGGAGGAGTACGGCAAGGTCCGCGAGCGCGGCGTGCTCGGCGGCGTGCCGATCGCGGGCATCCTCGGCGACCAGCAGGCCGCGACCTTCGGCCAGGTCTGCTTCGAGCCGGGCACCGCCAAGAACACCTATGGCACGGGCAACTTCCTCCTGCTCAACACGGGCGAGGAGAAGGTCATGTCCAAGAACGGCCTGATCACGACCGTCTGCTACAAGATCGGCGAGAACAAGCCGATCTACGCCCTCGAGGGGTCCATCGCCGTCACCGGCTCGCTGGTGCAGTGGCTGCGCGACAACCTGGGGCTGATCAAGCAGGCGCCGGAGGTCGAGGACCTCGCCAAGAAGGTCGAGGACAACGGCGACGTCTACGTCGTGCCCGCCTTCTCCGGTCTGTTCGCCCCGCACTGGCGCAGCGACGCCCGCGGCGTGATCGTCGGCCTGACCCGCTATGCGAACAAGAACCACATCGCGCGGGCGGCGCTGGAGGCCGTGGCCTTCCAGAGCAAGGAGGTCGTCGACGCGATGAACGCCGACTCCGGCGTCGACCTCTCCGAGCTGAAGGTCGACGGCGGCATGGTCGGCAACGACACCCCCATGCAGTTCCAGGCCGACCTGCTCGGGGTGCCCGTCATCCGCCCGGAGATCACCGAGACCACCTGCCTCGGCGCGGCCTACGCCGCCGGTCTCGCGGTCGGCTTCTGGAAGGACGAGGACGAGCTGCGCAAGCAGTGGGCCGAGGACAAGCGCTGGGAGCCGGAGATGGACTCCGAGCAGGTCACCGCGCTCATGACCAAGTGGGACAAGGCGGTCAAGCGCACGCTCGACTGGGTCAAGGACACCGACAGCGACGCGGCGCCGGAGGCCCCGGCCAACGCCTGA
- a CDS encoding penicillin-binding transpeptidase domain-containing protein, protein MARHTVLTAAVAGVVLAGGLGGYMLLSDYREGSAADDDARAAAEQFARAWMQRAPQNARYIGTDGQGAAANFRTATAALGSGPIKITVGDLRRDGSTATADLQVSWTLRNGKSFQWVDPVPLAKSGQQWGVQVGDTSLWHPKLAPNGAFAVRESDAQRGEILGRGGAKLMANQTVYDVKIDPQKATPSSVGTLEGVVGQRGQLLAKLTAAKARKSEALIPVITYRASDYQPKEDSLTGLDGIVVDDRQQPLAETRTFGQPLLGTVGPATDEMIKKQPNRYRPGMYVGRSGLQAAFDSTLAPSGGLTVTVAGQPDQVLHGAKPQPGTSLQTTLDPKVQRAAEKAISNAGDSSPAAIVALDVKSGDVLAVANGPSNGINRALAGQYQPGSTLKVSTTYALLTNGFSADTKVPCPPSIMVDGRRIGNFEQETLPADADFRDSFAQSCNTAFVQASSDLAPDAMSTSAKQLGIGVDWTKQLGVPAYTGSVPPTDGKVDHAAESFGQARTLASPLSLAVMAGSVARGSYVPPQLVVQSGTDRTPKPLDGNAVGQIRQMMRQVVTEGTGRQMQGTPGGDVFAKTGTAEFDGADGPESRAWLVGWQGNVAFAVLIETVPLGSGGGDRAAPVAKDFLTLLSQAG, encoded by the coding sequence GTGGCGCGTCACACGGTGCTGACCGCGGCCGTCGCCGGCGTGGTGCTGGCCGGCGGGCTCGGCGGCTACATGCTGCTCAGCGACTACCGCGAGGGCTCCGCCGCCGACGACGACGCGCGGGCGGCCGCCGAGCAGTTCGCCCGGGCGTGGATGCAGCGCGCCCCGCAGAACGCCCGCTACATCGGCACCGACGGGCAGGGCGCCGCCGCCAACTTCCGCACCGCCACCGCCGCGCTCGGCTCGGGCCCGATCAAGATCACCGTCGGCGACCTGCGGCGCGACGGCAGCACCGCCACGGCCGACCTGCAGGTCAGCTGGACCCTGCGCAACGGCAAGTCGTTCCAGTGGGTCGACCCGGTGCCCCTCGCCAAGTCGGGCCAGCAGTGGGGCGTCCAGGTCGGCGACACCTCGCTGTGGCACCCCAAGCTGGCGCCGAACGGCGCGTTCGCGGTGCGCGAGTCCGACGCGCAGCGCGGCGAGATCCTCGGCCGCGGCGGAGCGAAGCTGATGGCCAACCAGACCGTCTACGACGTCAAGATCGACCCGCAGAAGGCCACGCCGAGCAGCGTCGGCACGCTCGAGGGCGTCGTCGGCCAGCGCGGCCAGCTGCTGGCGAAGCTGACCGCCGCCAAGGCCCGCAAGTCCGAGGCGCTCATCCCGGTGATCACCTACCGCGCGAGCGACTACCAGCCCAAGGAGGACTCGCTCACCGGTCTCGACGGGATCGTCGTGGACGACCGGCAGCAGCCGCTCGCCGAGACCCGCACCTTCGGGCAGCCGCTGCTCGGCACCGTCGGCCCGGCCACCGACGAGATGATCAAGAAGCAGCCGAACCGCTACCGCCCCGGCATGTACGTCGGGCGCTCGGGCCTGCAGGCGGCGTTCGACTCGACCCTCGCGCCGAGCGGCGGGCTCACCGTCACCGTGGCCGGGCAGCCCGACCAGGTGCTGCACGGCGCCAAGCCGCAGCCCGGCACGTCGCTGCAGACCACCCTCGACCCGAAGGTGCAGCGCGCCGCCGAGAAGGCGATCAGCAACGCCGGCGACTCCTCCCCCGCCGCGATCGTGGCCCTCGACGTCAAGAGCGGCGACGTGCTGGCCGTCGCCAACGGGCCGAGCAACGGCATCAACCGTGCCCTGGCCGGGCAGTACCAGCCCGGGTCGACGCTCAAGGTGTCGACGACGTACGCCCTGCTCACCAACGGCTTCTCGGCCGACACCAAGGTGCCGTGCCCGCCGAGCATCATGGTCGACGGCCGCCGCATCGGGAACTTCGAGCAGGAGACGCTGCCGGCCGACGCCGACTTCCGCGACAGCTTCGCCCAGTCGTGCAACACGGCTTTCGTGCAGGCCTCCAGCGACCTCGCGCCCGACGCGATGAGCACGTCGGCCAAGCAGCTCGGCATCGGCGTCGACTGGACCAAGCAGCTGGGCGTGCCGGCCTACACCGGGTCGGTGCCGCCGACCGACGGGAAGGTCGACCACGCCGCCGAGAGCTTCGGCCAGGCCCGCACGCTCGCCTCGCCGCTGTCGCTCGCGGTGATGGCCGGGTCGGTCGCGCGCGGCAGCTACGTCCCGCCGCAGCTGGTCGTGCAGTCCGGCACCGACCGCACCCCGAAGCCGCTCGACGGCAACGCGGTCGGGCAGATCCGGCAGATGATGCGCCAGGTCGTCACCGAGGGCACCGGCCGGCAGATGCAGGGCACCCCGGGCGGCGACGTGTTCGCCAAGACCGGCACGGCCGAGTTCGACGGCGCCGACGGGCCCGAGTCGCGCGCGTGGCTGGTCGGCTGGCAGGGCAACGTCGCGTTCGCCGTGCTGATCGAGACGGTGCCGCTGGGCAGCGGCGGCGGCGACCGGGCCGCCCCGGTGGCCAAGGACTTCCTGACCCTGCTCTCGCAGGCCGGCTGA
- a CDS encoding MIP/aquaporin family protein, translating into MSLGQVFVSEVFGTALLLLLGCGVVANVALPKNNGFEGGFLMVNFGWGLAVFAGVYGAYKSGAHLNPAVTFGLLANDAGEYAKGVPITVTSTLVYLAGEMVGAFLGAVLCWMAYKKQFDERGDAASLGVFSTGPQIKSTPWNLMTEIIGTFVLVFVIITFGQTPSGLGPLAVALLVVGIGASLGGPTGYAINPARDLGPRIAHALLPIPHKDDSNWGYAWIPVVGPIIGGVIAGVLANLYI; encoded by the coding sequence ATGAGTCTGGGGCAAGTGTTCGTCAGCGAGGTCTTCGGGACCGCGTTGCTGCTGCTGCTCGGCTGCGGCGTCGTCGCCAACGTCGCGCTGCCGAAGAACAACGGCTTCGAGGGCGGCTTCCTGATGGTCAACTTCGGGTGGGGGCTGGCGGTGTTCGCCGGTGTCTACGGCGCCTACAAGTCGGGCGCGCACCTCAACCCCGCCGTGACCTTCGGCCTGCTGGCCAACGACGCCGGCGAGTACGCCAAGGGCGTCCCGATCACGGTCACGTCCACGCTGGTCTACCTGGCCGGTGAGATGGTCGGCGCCTTCCTCGGCGCCGTGCTGTGCTGGATGGCGTACAAGAAGCAGTTCGACGAGCGCGGCGACGCCGCGTCGCTCGGCGTCTTCTCCACCGGTCCGCAGATCAAGAGCACCCCGTGGAACCTGATGACCGAGATCATCGGCACCTTCGTGCTGGTCTTCGTGATCATCACCTTCGGGCAGACGCCGTCCGGGCTCGGCCCGCTGGCCGTGGCCCTGCTCGTGGTCGGGATCGGCGCGAGCCTCGGTGGCCCCACGGGGTACGCCATCAACCCGGCCCGCGACCTGGGCCCGCGCATCGCGCACGCGCTGCTGCCCATCCCGCACAAGGACGACAGCAACTGGGGCTACGCCTGGATCCCGGTGGTCGGTCCGATCATCGGCGGCGTCATCGCCGGTGTCCTCGCCAACCTCTACATCTGA
- a CDS encoding RNA polymerase sigma factor yields MTTLASAATPAVTRTVRARGTGVTFVPAEVDLADLYAAHHLSMVRLARLLVDDLATAEDVVQDAFLGLHRNQATLRDPGAAVGYIRQAVVNQARSTLRRRRTARAHLRVAEPDVAPPADAGLLLSEEHQQVLQAVRRLPERQREVLVLRFWSGLSEAEIAQAMGVSRGTVKSQASRAMKTLQTYLEEARS; encoded by the coding sequence ATGACAACCTTGGCCTCGGCAGCCACGCCCGCGGTCACCCGGACCGTCCGGGCCCGTGGGACGGGGGTGACGTTCGTGCCGGCCGAGGTCGACCTGGCGGATCTCTACGCCGCCCACCACCTCAGCATGGTGCGTCTGGCCCGGCTGCTCGTCGACGACCTCGCCACCGCCGAGGACGTCGTCCAGGACGCCTTCCTCGGCCTGCACCGCAACCAGGCGACGCTGCGCGACCCCGGCGCGGCGGTGGGATACATCCGCCAGGCGGTGGTCAACCAGGCCCGGTCCACCCTGCGCCGCCGCCGCACCGCGCGCGCCCACCTGCGGGTCGCCGAGCCCGACGTCGCCCCGCCGGCCGACGCCGGCCTGCTGCTCTCCGAGGAGCACCAGCAGGTGCTCCAGGCGGTGCGCCGGCTGCCCGAGCGGCAGCGCGAGGTCCTGGTCCTGAGATTCTGGTCCGGCCTGTCCGAGGCCGAGATCGCCCAGGCGATGGGGGTGTCCCGAGGGACCGTGAAGTCCCAGGCGAGCCGCGCGATGAAGACCCTGCAGACGTACTTGGAAGAAGCCCGATCATGA
- a CDS encoding cold-shock protein: MAQGTVKWFNAEKGFGFIAQDGGGPDVFVHYSAIQSQGYRSLDEQQRVEFEITQGDKGPQATNVVPV, from the coding sequence ATGGCACAGGGAACCGTCAAGTGGTTCAACGCTGAGAAGGGCTTCGGCTTCATCGCCCAGGACGGCGGCGGCCCGGACGTCTTCGTCCACTACTCCGCCATCCAGTCTCAGGGTTACCGCAGCCTCGACGAGCAGCAGCGCGTCGAGTTCGAGATCACCCAGGGCGACAAGGGCCCGCAGGCGACCAACGTCGTCCCGGTCTGA